The bacterium genome includes a region encoding these proteins:
- a CDS encoding O-antigen ligase family protein has translation MLNVKEIAVSKSSYFRQGYLWLLLLLLISAICVNLEPWIVVWVLVTFIWLIFLYYHVESGLILLIASAPFLIVVSETKLVAQLTGVEIPKTLLRVPKDIWLLSLLGVWGLHLVHKRYRLPIKENELYPVYIPILCFIGLAFIYTFVSPEVKAGFWGLRSTVEFILVFLLTIAILTRAQDIQKAIELFLWSGLLFSLWGLYRIFTTKIGLGTWFEVMPEHIVGRLTVFGDEHSANAYAIFMAMLVGFCLGALVYRNKLVKSWRYLLGLTLFFGGINLVFTFSRRAWLGVFIASLVIGFLAGKSRIIIRFLLIACIAVVIAYFIQPLALTALFSRITTFDPSHITIRERLDEWTVLFQRMLDSNLLGIGLGMVGPVGVLYEIPDATLTHNYYLLLLIEMGMFGLFLFIWILGSILRFGFRLFRILPESFEKTIVLGLLACIIILIISALGGVTFESFPNNLHFWFFAGLLVCIHKLAKLKQTVFK, from the coding sequence ATGCTCAACGTCAAAGAAATCGCGGTTTCAAAATCGTCCTATTTCCGGCAAGGTTATCTTTGGTTACTTCTACTGCTACTTATATCAGCAATTTGTGTCAACTTGGAACCTTGGATAGTAGTATGGGTGCTAGTTACATTTATTTGGCTGATATTCCTGTATTACCATGTAGAATCGGGGTTAATACTATTAATTGCATCAGCTCCTTTTTTAATCGTAGTAAGTGAAACTAAACTCGTTGCCCAACTTACCGGAGTTGAAATACCCAAAACGTTACTTCGCGTTCCGAAAGATATCTGGTTATTAAGTTTACTAGGAGTATGGGGTTTACATCTGGTGCATAAACGATATCGTTTACCGATTAAGGAAAATGAACTTTATCCAGTTTACATTCCGATACTATGTTTTATTGGATTAGCATTTATCTATACTTTTGTTAGTCCAGAGGTAAAAGCGGGTTTTTGGGGGCTACGGTCTACTGTAGAATTTATTCTTGTCTTTCTCTTAACTATAGCAATTTTAACCAGAGCGCAGGATATCCAAAAAGCGATTGAACTTTTCCTGTGGAGCGGGTTGCTTTTTTCACTGTGGGGGCTATACCGCATTTTTACGACTAAAATTGGATTAGGAACTTGGTTTGAGGTCATGCCGGAACATATTGTTGGCCGATTAACCGTGTTTGGTGATGAACATAGTGCGAATGCGTATGCGATATTTATGGCAATGTTAGTTGGATTCTGTCTTGGTGCGCTCGTTTATCGCAATAAATTAGTGAAAAGTTGGCGGTATTTGCTCGGATTAACGTTATTTTTTGGTGGGATAAATTTAGTGTTTACTTTCTCGCGACGTGCCTGGCTTGGAGTATTTATCGCATCGCTGGTTATCGGATTTCTCGCCGGGAAATCGAGAATTATTATTAGATTTCTGCTGATAGCTTGCATTGCAGTCGTTATAGCTTATTTCATTCAACCATTAGCGTTGACCGCATTATTCAGTCGAATTACAACGTTTGACCCCAGCCATATCACGATTCGGGAACGATTAGATGAATGGACGGTATTATTCCAGCGGATGCTCGATTCGAATTTATTAGGTATTGGGTTAGGTATGGTTGGTCCAGTCGGAGTCCTTTATGAAATACCTGATGCAACATTAACTCATAATTATTATTTATTACTCCTAATTGAAATGGGAATGTTCGGCTTATTTTTATTCATCTGGATACTAGGAAGTATATTGCGTTTCGGGTTTAGACTATTCAGAATACTCCCTGAATCTTTCGAAAAAACAATCGTTCTTGGTCTGCTTGCCTGCATAATTATTCTAATCATTTCGGCTTTAGGCGGGGTTACTTTCGAAAGTTTCCCAAATAACCTCCATTTTTGGTTTTTTGCTGGGTTATTAGTTTGTATCCACAAATTAGCTAAACTTAAACAAACGGTATTTAAATAA
- a CDS encoding Wzz/FepE/Etk N-terminal domain-containing protein — MTSENGNLYTIQVGKILWQYKHLIIGCSVFCGMIALIISFFIPKTYEAKATLLVMPPKFQTDVQPTAFSAPTYQALLESRELVKEIIDQLQLKKITVEELQRKMNTKVVIESQPKSIFTPVIYLTVKSDSPETAAAIANKWAELFVARTEHLSSREIDRAYQLLTNQLDSTEQNLKQAEEIVKQLKEKYKLENLRSELAGKLQQLDGNSAPSLFRAQQPTIISVYTPTETQKIEQGYRGLQASMLYELSTTQNLLDKLGPQFSPDERNQIQKRIDMLTIQIHDLNKTIQQLEKEVQKLQNEIVTGETLISRAQREVDKYKQTYIMLAEKAEQAKIAKAEQVEDIKIFAKAVVPEQHIWPRKGVISIIAFFSGFFISSGFIVTREYFRTT; from the coding sequence ATGACCAGTGAAAATGGAAACTTATATACCATACAAGTTGGGAAAATTCTTTGGCAATACAAACATCTTATTATTGGCTGTAGTGTATTCTGTGGAATGATTGCGCTGATTATCAGTTTTTTTATCCCGAAAACTTATGAAGCCAAAGCGACATTATTGGTTATGCCGCCGAAATTTCAGACTGATGTTCAGCCGACAGCATTTAGTGCACCAACCTATCAAGCGCTGTTAGAAAGTCGGGAGTTGGTTAAGGAAATCATTGACCAATTACAGTTAAAAAAAATTACCGTCGAAGAATTACAGCGGAAAATGAATACAAAAGTGGTTATAGAATCACAACCGAAATCAATATTTACTCCGGTGATATATTTAACTGTGAAATCGGATAGTCCAGAAACCGCAGCAGCGATTGCAAATAAATGGGCAGAACTTTTCGTTGCTCGAACCGAACATTTAAGTTCACGGGAAATTGATCGTGCATATCAATTATTAACTAACCAGTTAGATAGCACCGAACAGAATCTGAAACAGGCAGAAGAAATTGTCAAACAGCTCAAAGAGAAATATAAATTAGAAAACTTACGGAGCGAATTAGCTGGTAAATTGCAGCAGTTAGATGGAAATTCAGCTCCGTCACTATTCAGGGCGCAGCAACCCACCATTATTTCTGTTTATACACCGACTGAAACACAAAAGATAGAACAGGGATATCGTGGATTGCAAGCGAGTATGTTGTATGAGCTAAGTACTACACAAAATCTTTTAGATAAACTTGGACCTCAGTTTTCTCCAGATGAAAGAAATCAGATACAAAAGCGAATTGATATGCTTACTATTCAGATACATGATCTCAATAAAACGATTCAACAGCTGGAAAAAGAGGTACAGAAACTGCAGAACGAAATTGTTACCGGCGAAACACTCATTAGTCGAGCGCAACGGGAAGTTGATAAATATAAACAAACCTATATTATGTTAGCAGAAAAAGCAGAACAAGCAAAAATTGCAAAAGCGGAACAGGTAGAAGATATAAAAATCTTTGCAAAAGCCGTTGTTCCAGAACAACATATATGGCCTAGAAAGGGAGTCATTTCTATCATAGCATTTTTTAGTGGTTTCTTTATTTCCTCAGGCTTTATCGTAACTCGAGAATATTTCCGAACTACATAA
- a CDS encoding NAD-dependent epimerase/dehydratase family protein, translating to MVNRLEKILVTGAGGFIGHHLVKFLKQKGYWVRGVDIKLPEYEPTVADEFELLDLRRWDNCLQAVRKIDQVYNLAANMGGIGFIETHKAEIVYDNILINMHMLEAARLQGVSRYFFTSSACIYPGYRQKDTNVIPLKEEDAYPADAEDGYGWEKLYTERACRHYYEDYGLKTYVVRFHNIYGPLGAYEGGREKSPAAICRKIALAKPVDEIEVWGDGKQTRSYCYIDDCVEGIYRLMQSDYHQPLNLGTDRLVSIDDLVDIVAKIAGKKITKRYDLTKPQGVRGRNSDNTRLRQVLQWEPQISLEQGLEITYRWIYNELVKAGRIQ from the coding sequence ATGGTAAATCGGTTAGAAAAAATTTTGGTTACCGGCGCCGGTGGATTTATCGGACATCACTTGGTGAAATTTTTAAAACAAAAAGGATATTGGGTTCGTGGAGTTGATATTAAATTGCCAGAATATGAACCTACGGTAGCGGATGAATTTGAATTGCTAGATTTACGTCGTTGGGATAATTGTTTACAGGCAGTCCGTAAAATCGACCAGGTATATAATCTAGCTGCAAATATGGGCGGTATTGGGTTCATTGAGACGCATAAAGCAGAGATTGTTTATGACAATATCCTGATTAATATGCATATGCTAGAAGCAGCGCGATTACAGGGTGTTTCCCGATACTTTTTCACTTCATCTGCATGTATCTATCCTGGCTATCGTCAAAAAGATACGAATGTTATCCCACTCAAAGAAGAAGATGCATATCCTGCAGATGCAGAAGATGGTTATGGTTGGGAAAAATTATATACTGAACGCGCGTGCCGTCATTACTATGAAGATTACGGTTTAAAAACCTATGTTGTTCGATTCCATAATATTTATGGACCACTCGGTGCTTATGAAGGTGGTCGTGAAAAATCGCCTGCTGCTATATGCCGGAAAATAGCATTAGCAAAACCAGTTGACGAAATAGAAGTTTGGGGCGATGGAAAACAGACTCGGTCATATTGTTACATTGACGATTGTGTTGAAGGTATCTATCGATTAATGCAGTCCGATTATCATCAACCATTGAATTTGGGTACTGACCGATTAGTCAGTATAGATGATTTAGTAGATATCGTTGCAAAAATCGCTGGGAAGAAAATAACTAAACGATACGATTTAACGAAACCACAAGGTGTTCGTGGGAGAAATAGTGATAATACTCGACTTCGGCAAGTGTTACAATGGGAGCCACAGATTTCGTTAGAACAAGGACTCGAAATAACTTATCGCTGGATATACAATGAACTGGTTAAGGCAGGCAGAATTCAATAG
- a CDS encoding sugar transferase, protein MKQKLIISSAILADCILIHTAICLGFFTKFHGVPQPVHVNIFFYLSPLITVIHLITLALFQLYKLDQDRYPFDIIYNTFWAVTISWLFSFLIMLVSRTYFFPTANISRGLLLYNWLWTIVLLSSWRILYYRIERARGSFISRVAIISSGRLGQEIMDEMKDYAKYGHQVLGIIDAEITPSNGEPSMPMLGKISKLHELVSQLKITELIIAVTGVAPNDLLRLISLCENIGARVKVKVLPSLYEVTVGRITLQETAGIPLIEIKSHAFSGVYPVIKRFLDIVVSLGALVVLLIPFCIIALLIKLTSSGPVFYRQQRVGKDGKQFMLYKFRTMVKNAEDLTGPVLATLNDPRITRFGAILRKTRIDEFPQLLNILKGDMSLVGPRPERPEFVKKFYQFEPFYSRRLKVRPGLTGLAQIHGRYDTSVENKLRYDLAYVYNISLMLDLKIIFSTIRVVLTGKGAR, encoded by the coding sequence ATGAAACAAAAACTTATCATTAGTTCAGCAATCCTTGCAGATTGTATTTTAATTCATACAGCAATCTGTCTCGGTTTTTTTACTAAATTTCATGGCGTACCGCAACCTGTTCACGTAAATATTTTTTTCTATTTATCTCCTTTAATCACTGTAATTCATTTAATTACACTCGCTCTATTTCAATTATATAAACTTGACCAGGATCGATATCCATTCGACATAATTTATAATACCTTTTGGGCGGTTACAATAAGCTGGTTATTTTCATTTCTCATTATGTTAGTTAGTCGAACGTATTTTTTCCCGACAGCTAATATTTCACGGGGATTATTGCTATACAATTGGTTATGGACGATAGTATTATTATCTAGTTGGCGAATTTTATATTATCGAATCGAACGGGCACGAGGGAGTTTTATTTCACGAGTAGCAATTATCAGTTCTGGTCGGTTAGGACAGGAGATTATGGACGAAATGAAAGATTACGCTAAATATGGACATCAAGTATTAGGAATCATTGATGCAGAAATCACTCCGTCGAATGGAGAACCATCCATGCCTATGTTGGGGAAAATATCGAAATTACATGAATTAGTTTCCCAATTGAAAATTACCGAACTAATTATTGCGGTAACTGGAGTGGCGCCAAATGATTTATTACGCTTAATTTCTTTATGTGAGAATATCGGAGCTCGGGTTAAAGTGAAAGTCCTACCATCGCTCTATGAAGTTACCGTCGGTCGGATAACATTACAGGAAACTGCTGGTATTCCACTGATTGAAATCAAATCGCATGCATTTTCTGGTGTATATCCAGTAATAAAACGATTTCTGGACATTGTAGTTTCATTAGGCGCATTAGTGGTCTTGCTCATCCCGTTTTGTATCATAGCGCTTTTAATAAAATTAACTTCATCTGGTCCGGTATTCTATCGGCAGCAACGTGTCGGTAAAGATGGGAAACAATTTATGCTATATAAATTTCGTACCATGGTCAAGAATGCAGAAGATTTAACCGGACCGGTATTAGCGACTTTAAATGATCCCCGAATAACTCGATTCGGTGCTATTCTCCGAAAGACACGAATTGATGAATTCCCACAATTATTGAATATTCTAAAAGGGGATATGAGTTTGGTTGGACCGCGACCAGAACGGCCTGAATTTGTCAAGAAATTTTATCAATTTGAACCTTTTTATTCCCGGCGTTTGAAAGTGCGTCCGGGACTAACGGGATTAGCCCAGATTCATGGCCGGTATGATACTTCGGTAGAAAACAAGTTGCGATACGATTTAGCTTACGTTTATAATATCTCATTAATGCTAGATTTAAAAATTATATTTTCAACCATCCGGGTAGTGCTCACCGGTAAAGGAGCGAGATAA
- a CDS encoding glycosyltransferase family 4 protein: protein MDKNNNNYRIKVLVLCQLFYPELVSTGQTLTELCEELVKLGVEIEVICGPVTILKKQNKIPKYLEYQGIRIHRVWGTRFPKLHLWGRIINQITYASSTFIKLLCDFSKRPILVLTNPPFLAVSCAILKSIGLGKPYIYLIFDVYPDSAINLGVLKKDSFVAKLWEWFNKFTYRHATAIVVIGRCMEEVIIKKFEQHGLKDRDKIHRIHIWSDDRLIQQAFGKPNPYIDQWKLKDKFVISYSGNMGRYHDLETIMAVVKELQVYPDIEFLFIGEGHYKQWMQQFAQDNHLTNCQFHTYVERAQLGFSLSCAHLGLVSLARGQEGLSVPSKTFGYLAAGVPVIAIMSAKSEIAKVIQEENCGVVVEPGDKVGLLNAILSLYNNQVRLNEMRYNARYAIEKKYNLITAVQAYHTLLSNVTKRTFIK, encoded by the coding sequence ATGGATAAAAATAACAATAATTATCGAATCAAAGTATTGGTTCTCTGTCAACTATTTTATCCAGAGCTCGTTTCTACTGGGCAGACGTTAACCGAATTATGTGAAGAATTAGTAAAATTGGGAGTTGAAATCGAAGTTATCTGTGGTCCAGTAACCATTCTAAAAAAACAAAATAAAATTCCAAAATATCTTGAATATCAAGGAATAAGAATTCATCGGGTTTGGGGAACGCGATTTCCGAAGTTGCATTTGTGGGGAAGAATTATCAACCAGATAACCTATGCAAGTTCAACTTTTATCAAGCTATTGTGTGATTTCAGCAAACGACCGATTTTAGTCTTAACCAATCCGCCATTTCTTGCGGTTAGTTGTGCTATTTTAAAAAGTATCGGTCTCGGAAAACCATATATCTATTTGATTTTCGATGTGTATCCGGATAGTGCAATTAATCTTGGTGTACTAAAAAAAGATAGTTTCGTTGCAAAACTCTGGGAATGGTTTAATAAATTTACATATCGTCATGCGACTGCTATCGTAGTTATCGGTAGATGTATGGAAGAAGTAATTATTAAGAAGTTCGAACAGCACGGTTTAAAAGACCGAGATAAAATCCACCGTATCCATATCTGGAGTGACGACCGTCTTATTCAGCAAGCGTTCGGAAAACCGAATCCGTACATTGACCAGTGGAAGTTAAAAGATAAATTCGTAATTAGTTATTCTGGCAATATGGGACGATACCACGATCTGGAAACAATTATGGCTGTCGTAAAAGAATTGCAGGTGTATCCAGATATAGAGTTTCTGTTTATTGGGGAAGGGCATTATAAACAATGGATGCAGCAGTTTGCGCAAGATAATCATTTAACCAATTGCCAGTTTCATACCTATGTTGAACGCGCACAACTCGGATTCTCATTATCCTGTGCGCATTTGGGATTAGTTTCACTAGCTCGTGGGCAAGAAGGGTTGTCTGTTCCTTCCAAAACCTTTGGCTATTTAGCTGCTGGCGTTCCCGTCATCGCGATTATGTCGGCGAAATCGGAAATTGCTAAGGTTATCCAAGAGGAGAATTGCGGTGTTGTGGTAGAACCGGGAGATAAAGTTGGGTTGCTCAATGCGATTTTATCCCTGTATAATAATCAGGTAAGATTAAATGAAATGCGATATAATGCGCGTTATGCGATTGAAAAGAAATACAATTTAATAACCGCTGTACAAGCATATCATACGTTACTTAGTAATGTAACAAAACGCACATTCATAAAATAG
- a CDS encoding glycosyltransferase family 4 protein: MRIGINTLFLLPGKVGGTETYVRGLLYGLTKIDSQNEYILFTNRENHDSFDFKLPNFKRILCNFSSRIKATRVFWEQAILPKLGLKERIDLLHSPGYVGPLSIDSHTIVTIPDMQYKYYPENFSTFRLWYWQYFIPRSAKKADRIITLSEYSKKDIAMLLNIPRDKIIVTYPASKFDIFELSIPSNEKIQTKYNLKAPFILSVASLLPHKNFKRLLEAYARIADQCNVDLVLVGLKLQSLSAIQEHIKQYKINPNRVLILGYIGDPDLAGLYQLAELVVHPSLFEGFGIPVVEAMKFGCPVIAANRTALPEIIGDAGLLIDPENPQAIAEAIHAILTQPVLRKQLIEKGYQRAKLFVWEKMAKTTLDAYIAVVNG; this comes from the coding sequence ATGCGAATTGGAATTAATACCTTATTCTTGCTTCCAGGGAAAGTCGGTGGAACCGAGACCTATGTTCGTGGATTACTGTATGGCTTAACAAAAATTGATTCACAAAATGAATATATACTTTTTACCAATCGCGAAAATCATGATTCGTTTGATTTCAAACTTCCGAATTTCAAGCGAATACTATGTAATTTCTCCAGTCGTATAAAAGCAACTCGGGTTTTCTGGGAACAGGCTATTCTCCCGAAATTAGGTCTAAAAGAACGAATTGACCTACTCCATTCACCAGGATATGTTGGACCATTATCAATAGATAGCCATACGATTGTAACTATTCCAGATATGCAATATAAATATTATCCGGAAAACTTTAGTACATTTCGATTATGGTATTGGCAGTATTTTATTCCGAGAAGTGCAAAAAAAGCAGATAGAATTATTACATTATCAGAATATTCGAAAAAAGATATTGCGATGTTATTGAATATACCGAGAGATAAAATAATCGTAACCTATCCAGCATCGAAGTTTGATATCTTTGAATTGTCAATACCGTCTAACGAAAAGATACAAACGAAGTATAATCTTAAAGCTCCGTTTATTTTATCAGTTGCATCACTCTTACCCCATAAAAACTTTAAACGTTTACTGGAAGCTTATGCGCGAATCGCAGACCAATGCAATGTGGATTTGGTTTTGGTTGGATTAAAACTACAATCATTATCAGCAATCCAAGAACATATAAAACAGTATAAAATCAATCCCAATCGAGTATTGATTCTTGGTTATATAGGTGATCCTGATTTAGCTGGGTTATACCAATTAGCTGAGCTGGTAGTTCATCCTTCATTATTTGAAGGGTTCGGCATCCCGGTTGTAGAAGCAATGAAATTCGGGTGTCCAGTAATAGCGGCAAACCGAACTGCGTTACCCGAGATTATCGGTGATGCAGGACTGCTTATTGATCCGGAAAACCCCCAAGCAATAGCTGAGGCAATCCATGCTATTCTAACCCAACCCGTTTTACGAAAACAATTGATTGAAAAAGGATATCAACGGGCAAAATTATTCGTCTGGGAAAAAATGGCAAAAACAACTTTAGATGCTTACATAGCGGTTGTCAATGGATAA
- a CDS encoding B12-binding domain-containing radical SAM protein: protein MKILLLNPPHLSGTIYMKELGRCGRKSIAGELWPQTGLAYLAAVLLQSGHDCKILDAMAEGITIIELQHQINRFAPELIVIHTTTPTFNNDAAVIEFISKSQPQDSKLKLGFTGTHVTVLPYESLAASVADFILIGEAEYTLLELANEFNADWSKISGLAFRDKSGQIQINSRRPLISDLDTIPFPARHLLPNQKYRMPFFDGEPFVTIIPSRGCPYQCTFCRAGAVWGEKIRLRSVQNVCDEIELVINQYNIRNIVFMTDALTLKKSWTVELCNMIQMRKLNFRWIGNSRVDTVDFEMLKLMHAAGCELISYGIESGNQEILDRAKKRITLAQAEQAIRWTKEAGILAFAYFIIGLPGETWETIDQSISFAKKLDPDYVNFHIATPFPGTELYQIAKDNHWLITDDWSQFEEEGSAVMRTEHLTASDLIQAQKKAMRQFYFRPRQFGREIMRIRNVKDLKKKIHAGLKVFSDF, encoded by the coding sequence ATGAAAATATTATTATTGAATCCACCGCATTTAAGCGGAACTATTTATATGAAAGAACTCGGTCGTTGCGGAAGAAAGAGTATTGCTGGTGAACTCTGGCCACAAACGGGACTAGCATATCTAGCTGCAGTATTGCTACAGTCAGGTCATGATTGTAAAATTCTAGACGCCATGGCAGAGGGTATCACGATAATTGAACTACAGCACCAGATAAACCGTTTCGCGCCTGAATTGATTGTTATTCATACGACCACGCCAACGTTTAATAATGACGCAGCAGTAATTGAATTCATCTCGAAATCTCAACCTCAGGATTCGAAACTCAAACTTGGTTTTACTGGAACCCATGTAACCGTGCTTCCCTATGAATCATTAGCTGCATCCGTGGCTGATTTTATTCTTATTGGAGAAGCGGAATACACATTATTAGAATTAGCAAACGAGTTTAATGCTGATTGGAGTAAAATCTCTGGATTAGCGTTTCGAGATAAAAGCGGGCAAATCCAAATCAATTCACGGCGTCCATTAATTTCAGATTTAGATACCATTCCATTTCCGGCGCGTCATTTATTGCCAAACCAAAAATATCGAATGCCATTTTTCGATGGAGAACCATTTGTTACGATCATTCCCTCTCGTGGTTGTCCTTATCAATGCACGTTCTGTCGAGCAGGCGCGGTTTGGGGTGAAAAAATTCGACTGCGGTCAGTACAGAATGTTTGCGATGAAATTGAATTGGTTATTAATCAATACAATATCCGCAATATTGTTTTTATGACTGATGCATTAACCTTAAAAAAATCGTGGACAGTTGAGTTATGTAATATGATCCAAATGCGCAAACTCAACTTTCGTTGGATTGGGAATAGCCGGGTTGATACCGTAGATTTTGAAATGTTGAAATTAATGCACGCTGCAGGTTGTGAATTGATTTCCTATGGCATTGAATCGGGTAATCAGGAGATACTTGATAGAGCGAAAAAAAGAATAACGTTAGCTCAAGCAGAACAGGCGATTCGATGGACGAAAGAAGCGGGGATTTTAGCGTTTGCCTATTTTATAATAGGGTTACCTGGAGAAACTTGGGAGACCATCGACCAATCAATTTCATTTGCAAAAAAGCTCGATCCGGATTATGTTAATTTCCATATCGCCACACCTTTTCCTGGTACCGAATTATATCAAATCGCTAAAGATAACCATTGGCTGATTACCGACGATTGGAGTCAGTTCGAAGAAGAGGGTTCCGCAGTAATGCGGACTGAACATCTTACCGCATCAGATTTAATACAAGCACAGAAGAAAGCGATGCGGCAGTTCTATTTCCGTCCGAGACAATTTGGTAGAGAAATTATGCGAATTAGGAATGTCAAAGATTTAAAAAAGAAAATTCATGCGGGACTGAAAGTGTTTTCTGATTTTTGA
- a CDS encoding glycosyltransferase family 2 protein, with translation MEALTIIIPAFNESASIGKVIDEINSILTGKEYELIVIDDGSTDGTAEIVKNKPVKLIIHPENRGYGAAIKTGVNQAKYDWILILDADGTYPVEAIPQLISERNEYDMVVGARKTIPASRRLAKWTLSKLANYLAETQIPDLNSGLRVFRKDLIHQFRHILPNGFSFTTTLTLALHCNGYFVKYVPIEYRTRIGQSKIKPIKHTADFFILILRTIVYFNPIRIFLPVSLMLILLGLFIGIYSKFILGTLMDVSTITCVVTGVEIAILGLLADLLIHRAQ, from the coding sequence ATGGAAGCGTTAACCATAATAATCCCAGCATTTAATGAATCGGCTAGTATCGGTAAAGTTATTGATGAAATTAATTCCATATTAACTGGAAAAGAATATGAACTCATTGTAATTGATGACGGGTCAACCGATGGAACCGCTGAAATAGTGAAAAATAAACCGGTTAAACTTATCATTCATCCGGAAAATCGAGGATATGGCGCAGCAATTAAAACCGGAGTAAATCAAGCGAAATATGATTGGATACTCATTCTTGACGCTGATGGGACATATCCTGTAGAGGCTATCCCACAGTTAATTTCTGAACGAAACGAGTATGACATGGTTGTTGGCGCACGGAAAACTATTCCCGCTTCACGGAGATTAGCGAAATGGACGCTATCGAAACTAGCCAATTATCTTGCAGAGACACAAATTCCAGATTTAAACTCCGGACTTCGTGTATTTCGAAAAGATTTAATTCACCAATTCCGGCACATCTTACCAAACGGATTTTCATTTACCACAACTTTAACCTTAGCGCTGCATTGCAATGGATATTTTGTTAAATATGTTCCAATAGAATACCGGACTCGAATTGGGCAATCAAAAATTAAGCCGATTAAACATACCGCTGATTTTTTTATTTTAATTCTGCGGACTATTGTTTATTTTAATCCAATCCGCATATTCTTACCAGTAAGTCTCATGTTAATCCTACTTGGATTATTTATTGGGATATATAGCAAATTCATTCTAGGAACACTGATGGATGTATCAACGATCACTTGTGTGGTTACAGGAGTTGAAATCGCTATCCTCGGTTTATTAGCCGACCTTCTTATCCATCGTGCTCAGTAA
- the argB gene encoding acetylglutamate kinase, with the protein MQELIEKANILIEALPYIKEFSGKTIVMKYGGAAMVKEDLKETTMQDIVLMKYVGMNPVVVHGGGPEITEFMTQLGLEPKFVHGHRYTDERTIEIVEMVLTGKINKEIVSLLNQHGGSAVGISGKDANLIQAKKFIPTNHRGIPEEDVPDLGFVGDIDQVNPQIIQALTQDGFIPVISPLGADKTGRGYNINADLVAAAIAGALRAEKLVLLTDAPGILRNPNDESSLIPTIHKNEIEFLIEDKIISGGMLPKIEACIRALESGVAKTHIIDGRVPHAVLLEIYTQKGIGTEILL; encoded by the coding sequence ATGCAAGAGTTAATAGAAAAAGCTAATATATTAATAGAAGCTTTGCCATATATCAAAGAATTTTCTGGGAAAACTATTGTTATGAAATATGGCGGAGCCGCGATGGTTAAAGAAGACTTGAAAGAAACTACGATGCAAGATATCGTTCTGATGAAATACGTTGGAATGAATCCGGTGGTGGTACATGGTGGCGGCCCAGAAATTACTGAGTTTATGACCCAGCTTGGGTTAGAGCCGAAGTTCGTTCACGGACACCGATATACCGATGAACGAACGATTGAAATAGTCGAGATGGTTTTAACTGGAAAGATTAATAAAGAGATAGTGTCATTATTAAACCAGCATGGCGGTTCTGCGGTTGGGATAAGCGGGAAAGATGCGAATTTAATTCAGGCTAAAAAGTTTATTCCAACTAACCATCGTGGTATCCCTGAAGAAGATGTCCCAGATTTAGGTTTTGTCGGCGATATTGACCAGGTTAATCCACAAATTATTCAGGCGTTAACACAAGATGGTTTTATTCCGGTTATTTCACCATTAGGAGCAGACAAAACCGGACGAGGGTATAATATCAATGCAGATTTAGTTGCTGCAGCGATTGCGGGTGCATTGCGCGCAGAAAAACTAGTGTTATTAACTGATGCCCCTGGGATTCTACGTAATCCAAACGATGAATCGAGTTTAATCCCGACAATTCATAAGAACGAAATCGAATTTTTGATTGAAGATAAGATTATTTCTGGAGGTATGTTACCCAAAATTGAGGCGTGCATCCGGGCATTAGAATCTGGAGTAGCGAAAACGCATATTATTGACGGTCGGGTTCCGCATGCGGTATTATTAGAGATATACACCCAAAAAGGTATTGGAACAGAAATACTATTATAA